In Pelosinus sp. UFO1, one genomic interval encodes:
- a CDS encoding carbohydrate-binding protein → MSWFKQKSIGTTPGMTDHAKLTNLEYDKSGHIGFQRQVSVWTTGLQYHVNDLVTNNGVLYRCIIDHTSTALAIDTANWECLTSTSAGGQGVIQRITRLNVTAPKTVDLSGQMGLVQARIFMAGTESTQIDCDFNNIDARDFTIDGQPGELSPNYVWDGTMRPQIVYQSSFPVHRLMDTGMYSESGWIDHSKFKNVEKVEVLNV, encoded by the coding sequence ATGTCTTGGTTTAAACAAAAGAGTATAGGAACGACTCCAGGGATGACTGACCATGCTAAATTAACCAATCTGGAATACGATAAGTCTGGTCATATTGGATTTCAGAGGCAGGTATCCGTTTGGACTACTGGTCTGCAGTATCATGTAAATGATTTGGTAACGAATAACGGAGTGCTATATCGTTGTATTATTGATCATACATCAACTGCCTTAGCTATAGACACGGCAAATTGGGAGTGTTTGACTTCTACAAGTGCCGGCGGACAGGGAGTGATCCAACGCATTACCAGATTAAATGTAACTGCACCAAAAACAGTAGATTTATCGGGGCAAATGGGCTTAGTGCAGGCAAGAATCTTTATGGCCGGGACTGAAAGCACGCAAATTGACTGTGATTTTAATAATATTGATGCTAGAGATTTTACCATTGATGGGCAACCTGGTGAACTATCTCCGAACTACGTTTGGGATGGGACGATGCGGCCTCAGATAGTATATCAATCATCGTTTCCGGTACATAGATTGATGGATACAGGAATGTATTCGGAAAGTGGTTGGATTGATCATAGTAAATTTAAGAATGTAGAGAAAGTCGAGGTGCTAAACGTATGA
- a CDS encoding N-acetylmuramoyl-L-alanine amidase, translating to MRITINGGHYPGEDSGAVGVTGLQEAVVARDIMQRVFGYLRNVGYDVLKVQENELYQITDASNAFGADLFVSIHCNAAANTEAKGTETWYCNGSVGGERLATYIQSQIINAIGTVDRGIKNATPHVNGLYVLSNTDAVAVLVETAFISNADDEALLADESKRNQFAAAIARGITDYVGGI from the coding sequence ATGAGAATAACAATAAACGGTGGACATTATCCAGGAGAGGACAGCGGAGCAGTTGGTGTTACTGGGTTGCAAGAGGCTGTTGTGGCAAGGGATATTATGCAACGTGTTTTTGGTTATCTTCGTAATGTAGGTTATGACGTGCTAAAGGTGCAGGAAAACGAACTATATCAAATTACCGACGCATCCAATGCTTTTGGTGCAGATTTATTTGTATCAATTCATTGCAATGCGGCTGCTAACACGGAGGCAAAAGGGACTGAAACATGGTACTGCAATGGATCGGTAGGCGGTGAGAGACTAGCAACGTATATTCAATCTCAAATAATTAATGCGATAGGTACTGTTGATAGGGGCATTAAAAATGCTACGCCTCATGTCAACGGCCTGTATGTATTAAGTAATACGGATGCAGTGGCGGTGTTAGTTGAAACGGCTTTTATTTCTAATGCAGATGATGAAGCATTATTAGCAGATGAAAGTAAGCGTAATCAGTTTGCGGCTGCCATAGCTAGGGGAATTACTGATTATGTAGGTGGAATCTAA